CGGCGGCGGCCGATTCACTGTGGCCGGGGCAGCGCCGCCGCCAGTCTGGTGAGCTACCTCCTGGGCATCACCCACGTGGATCCTATCCGGCATCGGCTGGTGTTCAGTCGCTTTTTAAATCCCAAACGCAAAGACTATCCGGATATAGACGTGGATTTTCCATGGGACGAGCGTGACGATCTGCTCGATGAACTCAGCCGGCACTACGGCCCGGAACGCATGGCCATGGTGTCCAATCACATCGGATTCGGGGCCCGGGCCGCCATTCGGGAAGTGGCCAAACTGTATGGAATGCCGGCGGCTGAAATCAAGGAAGTCACCCGTCGCATGAGTTTTTGGACGCATCCCGACCACGTTCAGGAGCGCGTCCGCTCCCATCCCAGGTTCCGGGGTGTTCCCATGGACGAGCCCTGGCCGGAAATCCTTCGATGGGCCGCCCGTCTGGAAGCGGTTCCCCGTCACCTGGGAACCCATTGTGGAGGCGTGATTCTGGCGCCGGACCGGGTTTCGCGGTATGTGCCCGTGCAGCGGAGCCCTAAGGGTGTCCGGGTCGTCCAGTGGGAAAAGGACCAGTCGGAACAGGGAGGGCTGGTAAAGATCGATCTCTTGGGTAACCGGTCTTTGGCCGTGATACGCGACGCCCTGGCGGCTGTCGAGCGGAATACGGGACGCCGCCTGGAATACGCCGACCTGGATCCTCTGGACGATCCGGACACGCTGGATCTGCTCGGCCGGGGCGACTCCATGGGCGTGTTCTATGTGGAATCGCCCGCCATGCGGCAGTTGCAGCTCAAAACCCGCCGGGGGGACTTCGAGCATCTGGTCATCCATTCATCCATCATCCGTCCGGCGGCCAACCGGTATATCCGGGAATACATCCGGCGTCTGCACGGTGCGCCTTACCTTCCGTTGCATCCGTGCCTCGAGGACGTGCTTTCGGAAACCTACGGCATCATGGTGTACCAGGAACACGTGGTGCTGGCGGCCATGGCCCTGGCCGGATTCGATTGGTCCGAAGCGGACGGCCTCCGCAAGGTTCTCAGCAAGAAAAGCGCCAAGAAACTCGAACACTACAGGCAGCGATTCTACGAAGGGTGCGCACGCCGGCAAGTGTCCCGCGAGATCGCGGACGAGGCGTGGGACATGTTCACGTCCTTTGCCGGCTATTCCTTTTGCAAGCCCCATTCCGCGTCTTACGCCCTGGTGAGCTTCAAGTCCGCCTTTTTGAAAGCCCACTATCCGGCCGAATTCATGGCCGCCGTCATCAGCAACGGCGGCGGTTACTATACCACTTTTGCCTACGTTTCCGAGGCGCGGCGCATGGGTCTCGATGTACTGGGGCCGGACATCAATAAAAGCGACTGGAGCTATCGGGGACAGGGCGCCTGCATCCGCATGGGGTTCCGGCAACTGGAACAGATCCGGCGGGACACCCTGGAAGCCGTTCTTGAAGAACGGTCCCGGAACGGACGATTCCAATCCATCGAAGATCTGTTACGGCGCGTACGCTTGCATCCCTCGGACGCGGCCGTTCTCGTTAGAAGCGGAGCCCTGGGCGCCCTGGCGGGAT
This Deltaproteobacteria bacterium DNA region includes the following protein-coding sequences:
- a CDS encoding DNA polymerase III subunit alpha, yielding MIAIKASFVHLHVHSHYSFMRGVSSVDELCRAAAKRGMDTLALTDTNGFYGLVNFLEAAREHHIHPLVGATFETDAESAVVLAKTGRGYELLSRLLTRRHLETDVRLARELPRCAEDLAVLSSDPELLGALRTRAECFVEVVPGAFARRALSVARELNIPPLAANAVYFADSDDHPLHRLVRAIDLNRTFSTLPEEETVSPDRWLKPPETMAGHFPHCPEALTNTMELARKCRTDWYEFRPVFPHYQDRKEDHFVLLLEGCRKGIEWRYGRTNATIEARLEEELDLIRAKGYVDYFLVVEDVVRRRPIHCGRGSAAASLVSYLLGITHVDPIRHRLVFSRFLNPKRKDYPDIDVDFPWDERDDLLDELSRHYGPERMAMVSNHIGFGARAAIREVAKLYGMPAAEIKEVTRRMSFWTHPDHVQERVRSHPRFRGVPMDEPWPEILRWAARLEAVPRHLGTHCGGVILAPDRVSRYVPVQRSPKGVRVVQWEKDQSEQGGLVKIDLLGNRSLAVIRDALAAVERNTGRRLEYADLDPLDDPDTLDLLGRGDSMGVFYVESPAMRQLQLKTRRGDFEHLVIHSSIIRPAANRYIREYIRRLHGAPYLPLHPCLEDVLSETYGIMVYQEHVVLAAMALAGFDWSEADGLRKVLSKKSAKKLEHYRQRFYEGCARRQVSREIADEAWDMFTSFAGYSFCKPHSASYALVSFKSAFLKAHYPAEFMAAVISNGGGYYTTFAYVSEARRMGLDVLGPDINKSDWSYRGQGACIRMGFRQLEQIRRDTLEAVLEERSRNGRFQSIEDLLRRVRLHPSDAAVLVRSGALGALAGSLNRPQLLWTLEAALRRHRSHGQRLLEATTSRLEDSAPNLPDLSFRQKLDHEMETLGFVLSVHPIRLYDARCLPKDVIPAAQLDRYVGRNVRVLGWPITRKEVLTRAGEPMEFVSFEDEHTLFESVFFPEAFRRYCRHVDRSRAVLLSGRVESDFGVASLTVDQVQKLPLGKGRESNREAA